The Glycine soja cultivar W05 chromosome 6, ASM419377v2, whole genome shotgun sequence genome has a window encoding:
- the LOC114416163 gene encoding uncharacterized protein LOC114416163: MKQKFQGSTRVKRAQLQALCKDFEILQMKKGETVNAYFSRTLAIANKMKAHGESMSETVITAKILRSMVSKFDYVVCSIEESKKLDMMTIDELQSSFLVHEQRMRSRGEEEKVLKISHEDKAGRGRGRGNGSSIGG; this comes from the coding sequence ATGAAGCAAAAATTTCAAGGTTCAACCAGGGTCAAAAGGGCTCAACTGCAAGCTTTATGCAAAGATTTTGAGATTCTTCAAATGAAGAAAGGAGAGACAGTGAATGCATATTTTTCTCGTACTCTAGCCATAGCCAACAAAATGAAGGCTCATGGTGAAAGTATGAGTGAAACAGTCATTACTGCAAAGATTTTGAGATCAATGGTCTCAAAATTTGATTATGTGGTATGCTCAATTGAAGAATCCAAAAAATTAGACATGATGACTATTGATGAGTTGCAAAGTAGTTTTCTTGTTCATGAGCAGAGGATGAGAAGTCgtggagaagaagagaaggtttTGAAGATCTCCCACGAAGACAAAGCAGGTAGAGGTAGAGGTAGAGGTAACGGTTCATCCATAGGAGGTTGA